A window of the Nitrosopumilus ureiphilus genome harbors these coding sequences:
- a CDS encoding NAD(P)/FAD-dependent oxidoreductase, which yields MTDIPHVVILGGGFGGLSTANELRNSLSSSQVKITVIDKKDWFMVGFAKLWIINGTRTFENSIGSLNELSKKEISFIKDEILKIDLQNKNVKTISHNIQYDYLIISMGAVLAPEKIPGLVENGLNLYDHNDLSEIHDKLENIKSGKIAISIMGMPYKCPPAPFEASLLIDSMLRKRGMRDSIEIDFYSPASITLPAAGPEVSKQILELVNSEKIIFHNSSKIQSVESKKLIFENSEADFDLLLAIPPHIAPKVIYDSGLAKEPGFISIDRDCKTSFENVFAIGDVTSLTVTEAMAVPKAGVFAEGEGITVANNIISKIQSKKESELFDGKGGCFIESGRDTASIIEVDMFSNSKPSTNLTESTADNLSKKIEFERERLAKWL from the coding sequence TTGACTGATATCCCACATGTTGTGATTTTAGGAGGAGGTTTTGGTGGACTATCAACTGCAAATGAATTAAGAAATTCTCTATCTTCATCACAAGTAAAAATTACTGTAATTGATAAAAAAGACTGGTTTATGGTAGGATTTGCAAAATTATGGATAATTAATGGAACACGAACTTTTGAAAATTCCATTGGTTCATTAAATGAATTATCAAAAAAAGAAATCAGTTTCATTAAAGATGAAATTTTAAAAATTGATTTACAAAATAAAAATGTAAAAACAATATCTCACAACATTCAATATGATTATCTGATAATTTCTATGGGTGCTGTTTTGGCTCCAGAAAAAATTCCTGGATTAGTTGAAAATGGATTAAATCTATATGATCATAATGATCTTTCAGAAATTCATGACAAACTAGAAAATATAAAATCTGGAAAAATTGCAATATCTATTATGGGAATGCCTTACAAGTGTCCACCTGCTCCATTTGAGGCTAGTTTGCTAATAGATTCTATGCTTAGAAAACGTGGAATGCGTGATTCTATAGAAATTGATTTTTACAGTCCTGCTTCTATAACGTTGCCTGCTGCTGGCCCTGAAGTTAGCAAACAAATTCTTGAACTTGTAAATTCTGAAAAAATTATTTTTCATAACTCAAGTAAAATACAGTCTGTTGAATCAAAGAAACTAATTTTTGAAAACAGTGAAGCTGATTTTGATTTACTCTTAGCTATTCCTCCACATATAGCTCCAAAAGTAATTTATGATTCTGGTTTAGCTAAAGAACCAGGATTCATTTCAATAGATAGAGATTGTAAAACATCTTTTGAAAATGTATTTGCAATAGGTGATGTTACTAGTTTAACAGTTACAGAAGCAATGGCAGTCCCAAAAGCCGGAGTTTTTGCAGAGGGAGAAGGTATTACAGTTGCCAATAACATAATTTCAAAAATTCAATCTAAAAAAGAATCTGAACTTTTTGACGGAAAGGGTGGTTGTTTTATAGAATCTGGCAGAGACACTGCTTCCATTATAGAAGTGGATATGTTTTCAAATTCAAAACCTTCAACAAATCTTACAGAATCAACTGCGGATAATCTTTCTAAAAAAATAGAATTTGAAAGAGAAAGACTGGCAAAATGGTTATGA
- a CDS encoding SDR family oxidoreductase produces the protein MIKDKIAIITGASSGIGFATALALSKAGAKVAIGARRVDRLDELAKKISVDGGEVFFQKLDVTQRSECENFANAVLDKWGSIDILVNNAGLMPLSFFKSLKVDEWDRMIDVNIKGVLYSTAAVISHMKDKKSGHIVNLSSVAGRIVFPAGSVYCATKHAVAAFSEGLRQEFSVRSNIRVTSIEPGVVATELNDTITDESLQGFIENAKKMEALQAEDIANAILYAVESPSHVNVNEILIRPTTQER, from the coding sequence ATGATTAAAGATAAGATTGCAATAATTACTGGAGCAAGTAGTGGTATTGGTTTTGCTACTGCATTAGCATTATCAAAAGCTGGTGCTAAAGTTGCTATAGGAGCTAGAAGAGTTGACAGATTGGATGAACTTGCAAAAAAAATTTCTGTTGATGGTGGAGAAGTATTTTTTCAAAAATTAGACGTAACTCAAAGATCTGAATGTGAAAATTTTGCCAATGCAGTTTTAGACAAGTGGGGTTCTATTGATATTCTTGTAAATAACGCAGGTTTGATGCCTTTGAGCTTCTTCAAAAGTCTAAAGGTTGATGAATGGGATAGAATGATTGATGTGAATATTAAAGGCGTATTATATTCTACAGCCGCAGTAATTTCTCATATGAAAGATAAAAAATCTGGTCATATTGTAAATCTCTCGTCCGTAGCTGGAAGAATTGTTTTTCCAGCAGGAAGTGTTTACTGTGCAACAAAACACGCAGTTGCAGCATTTAGTGAGGGATTAAGACAAGAATTTAGTGTACGATCTAACATTCGAGTTACTAGTATAGAGCCTGGAGTTGTTGCAACAGAACTTAATGATACAATTACTGATGAATCATTGCAAGGATTTATTGAAAATGCAAAGAAGATGGAAGCATTACAGGCAGAAGACATTGCAAATGCAATTTTGTATGCAGTTGAATCTCCATCTCATGTAAATGTTAATGAAATCTTGATAAGACCTACAACACAAGAACGCTAA
- the glyA gene encoding serine hydroxymethyltransferase — translation MAKSQNRQSYDKIFTKLKEHHKWFENSIPLIASENIPSPAVREAIISDFGNRYAEGWPGERVYAGCVYIDDVEFECMKLAKKLFKAKFADVRPISGVVANLAIYSAFTNPGDIMLAPSIPAGGHISHGKKEHSGTAGLVHGLEIEFYPFDAEEMTIDVDKTKQKVKDLQKVNRLPKMAMFGGSLFLFPHPVKELSDFLKSYNIHINYDAAHVAGLIAGGKFQDPLREGADTMTMSTHKTLFGPQGGLVLGSEEHEEVIKKATFPGLTSSHHIHHMAGKAVAFAEALEFGKDYATEVIKNAKLLADALHAMGFKVLGESKGFTKSHQIAVNVLDYSDGGKVESDLEKANIIVNRQLIPGDIKAGRNYFHPSGIRLGVSEITRLGMKKNEMEEIASLIKNIVIEKKDPKKILLKVKSFRKNFQKVKFCFDNKLGAYEYVKLR, via the coding sequence ATGGCAAAATCTCAGAATAGACAATCTTATGATAAAATTTTTACAAAATTAAAGGAACATCACAAGTGGTTTGAAAATTCAATTCCATTGATTGCAAGTGAAAATATTCCAAGCCCTGCTGTTCGTGAAGCAATAATTTCTGATTTTGGAAATAGGTATGCTGAAGGATGGCCTGGGGAGAGAGTCTATGCAGGTTGTGTGTACATTGATGATGTTGAGTTTGAATGTATGAAATTAGCTAAAAAATTATTTAAAGCAAAATTTGCTGATGTAAGACCAATTTCAGGAGTTGTTGCAAATCTAGCAATTTATTCTGCTTTTACTAATCCTGGCGACATAATGTTGGCACCTTCTATTCCTGCTGGTGGACATATCTCCCATGGTAAAAAGGAGCATTCAGGAACTGCAGGTTTAGTCCATGGATTGGAAATCGAATTCTATCCATTTGATGCAGAAGAAATGACAATTGATGTCGATAAGACTAAGCAAAAGGTAAAGGATTTACAAAAAGTTAATCGTCTTCCAAAAATGGCAATGTTTGGTGGTTCATTATTCTTGTTTCCTCATCCTGTCAAAGAATTATCGGATTTTCTAAAGAGTTACAATATTCATATTAATTATGATGCAGCACATGTTGCAGGATTAATTGCAGGGGGTAAATTCCAAGATCCTTTGCGCGAAGGAGCAGATACTATGACTATGAGTACTCACAAGACATTGTTTGGACCCCAAGGAGGATTGGTTTTAGGTTCAGAGGAACATGAAGAGGTAATTAAAAAAGCAACATTTCCTGGTCTTACAAGTAGTCATCACATTCATCATATGGCTGGAAAGGCAGTTGCTTTTGCAGAAGCTTTAGAGTTTGGAAAAGATTATGCTACCGAGGTAATTAAAAATGCAAAATTGTTAGCAGATGCTCTACATGCTATGGGATTCAAAGTCTTGGGAGAAAGTAAAGGATTTACAAAATCTCATCAGATTGCCGTAAATGTTTTAGATTATTCTGATGGTGGTAAAGTAGAATCTGATTTAGAAAAAGCTAACATCATTGTAAACAGACAACTAATTCCAGGTGATATCAAGGCAGGAAGAAATTATTTCCATCCAAGTGGAATTAGACTAGGAGTTTCTGAAATCACCAGACTTGGAATGAAGAAGAATGAAATGGAAGAGATTGCATCTTTAATCAAAAATATTGTCATTGAGAAAAAGGATCCAAAGAAAATACTTTTAAAAGTTAAATCTTTTAGAAAGAATTTTCAAAAAGTTAAATTTTGTTTTGACAATAAATTAGGTGCTTACGAATACGTTAAACTCAGATAA
- the thsB gene encoding thermosome subunit beta produces MGMQATSKGNMPVVLLKEGGSETKGREAQKNNIAASKIIAEIVHTSLGPRGMDKMLVDSLGDVTITNDGATILKEIDVQHPAAKMLVEISKTTDNEVGDGTTSAVVLAGALLEHAESLIDQDVHPTIIVDGYRKAAKKAKEYLESIADKISANDKTILTKIAKTSMQTKLVRKDADQLADIIVKSVLAVAEKNGENYDVDIDDIKVEKKAGGSVKDSMIIQGIVLDKEIVHGGMPRKITDAKIALINTALEISKTETDAKINISNPQQLKSFLDEENRMLKTMVDKVIGSGANVVLCQKGLDDMAQHYFAKAGIIAVRRIKESDLTKLAKATGARIVTNLDDLFEKDLGSAEIVEERKIEEDKWVFIEGCKHPKSVTLLLRGGSQRVVDEVERSVHDALMVVKDVILKPEIVAGGGAPETFAATKLRSWAKSLEGREQLAAEKFADALESIPLALSENAGMDPIDTLTLLRSKQQKGEKWTGIDVMKGKVGNMKSSDIIEPLVVKLQIVSAAAEAACMILRIDDVIATQKSAGGPPGGEGGMPPGMGGMPPGMGGMPPGMGGMPDMGGMM; encoded by the coding sequence ATGGGCATGCAAGCTACTTCAAAGGGAAATATGCCGGTAGTATTGTTAAAAGAAGGCGGTTCAGAAACCAAAGGCCGGGAAGCGCAAAAGAATAACATTGCTGCATCTAAAATTATCGCCGAAATTGTTCATACCAGCTTAGGTCCCAGAGGGATGGATAAAATGTTAGTTGATTCTCTAGGTGATGTTACTATTACAAATGATGGGGCAACCATCCTTAAAGAAATTGATGTTCAACATCCAGCTGCAAAAATGCTTGTTGAAATTTCCAAAACCACAGATAATGAGGTTGGAGATGGTACAACATCTGCTGTTGTCTTAGCAGGTGCATTACTAGAGCATGCAGAATCTCTAATAGATCAAGATGTACATCCAACAATAATTGTTGATGGTTATAGAAAAGCAGCAAAGAAAGCAAAAGAATATCTTGAAAGTATAGCAGACAAAATTTCTGCAAACGACAAAACCATTTTAACTAAAATTGCAAAAACATCAATGCAAACTAAACTCGTTAGAAAAGATGCTGATCAACTTGCAGATATTATTGTAAAATCAGTACTTGCAGTAGCAGAAAAGAATGGAGAAAACTATGATGTTGATATTGATGATATTAAAGTAGAAAAGAAAGCGGGTGGATCTGTAAAAGATTCGATGATCATCCAAGGCATTGTACTTGACAAAGAAATAGTTCATGGAGGCATGCCAAGAAAGATAACTGATGCTAAAATTGCATTAATCAACACTGCATTAGAGATTAGTAAAACTGAAACTGATGCTAAAATCAATATTTCAAATCCTCAACAACTAAAATCATTTTTAGATGAAGAAAACAGGATGCTAAAAACAATGGTTGACAAAGTAATTGGTTCTGGAGCAAACGTAGTGTTGTGCCAAAAAGGACTTGATGATATGGCTCAACATTATTTTGCAAAAGCAGGAATTATTGCAGTTAGAAGAATAAAAGAAAGTGATCTTACAAAACTTGCAAAAGCAACTGGTGCAAGGATAGTTACAAACCTTGATGATCTCTTCGAAAAAGATCTAGGAAGTGCAGAAATTGTTGAAGAAAGAAAAATTGAAGAAGATAAATGGGTATTCATCGAAGGATGTAAACATCCAAAATCTGTTACATTACTTCTGCGTGGAGGTTCACAAAGAGTAGTAGATGAAGTTGAACGTTCTGTTCATGATGCCCTTATGGTTGTTAAAGATGTAATTCTAAAACCTGAAATTGTTGCAGGTGGTGGTGCCCCTGAAACATTTGCTGCAACAAAACTCAGAAGTTGGGCAAAATCCCTAGAAGGAAGAGAACAATTAGCTGCTGAAAAATTTGCTGATGCTTTAGAATCAATTCCATTAGCACTTTCTGAAAATGCTGGAATGGATCCAATTGACACACTTACACTTCTTCGTTCAAAACAACAGAAAGGTGAGAAATGGACTGGAATTGATGTAATGAAAGGAAAAGTAGGTAATATGAAATCAAGCGATATCATTGAACCACTTGTAGTAAAACTTCAGATAGTCTCAGCAGCTGCCGAAGCTGCATGCATGATTCTCAGAATTGATGATGTAATTGCCACTCAAAAATCTGCAGGAGGTCCACCTGGTGGAGAAGGAGGAATGCCACCTGGAATGGGTGGAATGCCACCTGGAATGGGTGGAATGCCACCTGGAATGGGTGGAATGCCTGACATGGGCGGAATGATGTAA
- a CDS encoding AN1-type zinc finger domain-containing protein, which produces MKSENCAYCGDLTDMPFQCNYCKDPFCSEHRLPEEHRCVKLNQIRARRFGEKKVIRDGGPNKPSIFKRIFGRF; this is translated from the coding sequence ATGAAATCTGAAAATTGTGCATATTGTGGGGATTTGACTGATATGCCTTTTCAATGTAATTATTGCAAGGATCCATTTTGTTCAGAACATAGACTTCCAGAAGAACACAGATGTGTAAAACTCAATCAGATTAGAGCAAGAAGATTTGGGGAGAAAAAAGTTATACGAGATGGTGGACCTAACAAACCAAGTATTTTCAAACGGATTTTTGGAAGATTCTAA
- the glnA gene encoding type I glutamate--ammonia ligase, with protein sequence MPYKVSHGKAIQVTYSPDEVFSRIQHEGIQFIDLQFTGLTGHFHHTTISADTFTPEQMKDGLPKLDGSSIVGFASINDSDLLLKPDPNTFAIIPWMTENKTARLLCDIYWGENRGRLSRDPRGISQKAEEYIRSQGFDFSTWGPEVEFFVFDKVHWDVLTPYKGQSYSIESKEAPWSQEGDGYPMGLQEGYYPSTPSDTLTPYRNECVNILKNNFGILCDNHHHEVATAGQCEIDIKYDYMTNAADAAQSYKYVIRNVAQKYGKVATMMPKPIAMDSGSGMHVNVSLWKGKENAFFDLDDEIELSQTGRYFCGGIINHAKALSAICNPTTNSYHRLVPGYEAPAYVAWSSGNRSAIVRVPKHLTGKNYAHLKRLEFRAPDPSSNPYLVFAAVTAAGMDGLKKKMDPGDEVRDDIFKMTKSDRSRRGIGVLPKSLGEALDELESDRKFLNSIFTNDVIDKIIELERRDQREIAIRPHPHEFYLYFDV encoded by the coding sequence TTGCCGTATAAAGTAAGTCATGGTAAAGCAATACAAGTAACATATTCACCAGACGAAGTTTTCTCCAGAATTCAGCATGAAGGTATCCAATTTATCGATTTACAATTTACAGGTTTAACAGGTCATTTCCATCATACTACAATTTCAGCTGATACTTTTACTCCTGAACAGATGAAAGATGGATTACCTAAATTAGATGGTTCATCTATAGTTGGTTTTGCCAGTATTAATGATTCAGATCTGCTTTTAAAACCAGATCCAAATACGTTTGCAATAATTCCTTGGATGACTGAAAACAAAACTGCTAGACTTCTTTGTGATATTTACTGGGGAGAAAATAGAGGAAGATTATCACGAGATCCTAGAGGAATTTCTCAAAAAGCTGAAGAGTATATCAGATCTCAGGGATTTGATTTTAGTACGTGGGGTCCAGAGGTAGAATTTTTTGTTTTTGATAAAGTTCATTGGGATGTTCTAACACCATATAAAGGTCAATCATATTCAATTGAATCAAAAGAAGCTCCATGGAGTCAAGAAGGAGATGGATACCCAATGGGATTACAAGAAGGATACTATCCGAGTACACCATCAGACACTCTTACACCATATAGAAATGAATGTGTGAATATTCTTAAAAATAATTTTGGGATCTTATGTGATAACCATCATCATGAAGTTGCAACTGCAGGGCAATGTGAAATTGATATAAAATATGATTACATGACAAATGCTGCAGATGCTGCCCAGTCATACAAGTATGTAATTAGAAATGTCGCACAAAAATATGGAAAAGTTGCAACAATGATGCCAAAACCAATTGCTATGGATTCAGGATCTGGAATGCATGTTAATGTTAGTTTATGGAAAGGAAAAGAAAATGCATTTTTTGATCTAGATGATGAGATTGAACTAAGTCAAACTGGAAGATATTTTTGTGGTGGAATCATTAATCATGCAAAAGCATTATCTGCAATTTGTAATCCTACTACTAACTCATATCATAGATTAGTACCAGGTTATGAGGCTCCAGCATATGTTGCATGGAGTTCAGGAAACCGTTCTGCTATTGTAAGAGTTCCTAAACATCTAACAGGAAAAAATTATGCACATCTAAAAAGACTAGAGTTTAGAGCTCCTGATCCTTCATCAAATCCATATCTTGTATTTGCTGCTGTAACTGCGGCTGGAATGGATGGATTAAAAAAGAAAATGGATCCTGGAGATGAAGTACGTGACGATATTTTCAAGATGACTAAATCTGATAGATCTAGAAGAGGAATAGGTGTTCTTCCAAAAAGTCTTGGAGAAGCATTAGATGAATTAGAAAGCGACAGAAAATTCCTCAATTCGATTTTTACAAATGATGTAATTGATAAAATCATAGAATTAGAAAGACGTGACCAGCGTGAAATAGCAATTAGGCCACATCCACATGAATTTTATCTATACTTTGATGTTTAG
- a CDS encoding DNA replication complex GINS family protein: MSETNQIDINSLHHTVLREIENDSLLEIEPNFYQNLADFIGNLQKQEFDGVESKIKDTIIEMATELSSLLINIRLDKILNSSEIENGYLLDEEKFILDSKEEQKERIEMIISATIHGKSKFLESLAQNHKTKKIVIRFLNEVDEIVGADLEKYGPFKPEDIATIPYENAQALISKNIATKVRWED; encoded by the coding sequence ATGTCTGAAACAAATCAAATAGATATCAATTCATTACATCATACAGTTTTACGAGAAATTGAAAATGATTCCTTGTTAGAAATTGAACCAAACTTTTATCAAAATCTTGCTGATTTTATAGGAAATTTACAAAAACAAGAATTTGATGGTGTAGAAAGTAAAATTAAAGATACAATAATAGAAATGGCAACTGAATTATCATCGTTATTGATAAATATCAGATTGGATAAAATTTTGAACTCTTCTGAAATAGAAAACGGATATCTTTTAGATGAAGAAAAATTCATTTTAGATTCAAAAGAGGAACAAAAAGAAAGAATAGAAATGATTATTTCAGCAACCATTCATGGAAAATCAAAATTTCTTGAATCATTAGCTCAAAATCACAAGACGAAGAAAATTGTTATTAGATTTCTTAATGAAGTAGATGAGATTGTTGGTGCTGACCTTGAAAAATACGGACCCTTCAAACCTGAAGATATAGCAACAATTCCCTATGAGAATGCACAAGCCTTAATTTCTAAAAATATTGCCACCAAAGTACGTTGGGAAGATTAG